In a single window of the Papaver somniferum cultivar HN1 chromosome 8, ASM357369v1, whole genome shotgun sequence genome:
- the LOC113306679 gene encoding patellin-3-like: MAEETLKTTETPKVEEAMEVVSDLEAEKVSVEEETDKKNGSGDEAEKEIASSVSFKEESNKVSDLQDPEKKALDELKQLIQAALINHEFTSPPKPKEEAKPIKEEEAKPIKEEEVKPTLTDEKSNPESKTIEEGEEEKSEHSVETHEEEEKAKPTEEAAAVVCETVVVDEDGAKTVEAIEETIVAVQATTESVAETVTPAEEKKEEAGSVEPETTQPPEEVFIWGIPLIGDEKSDVILLKFLRARDFKVKDAFTMIKNTVKWRKEFGIDTLLDEDLGLSDDLEKVVFMNGFDKEGHPVCYNVYGEFQSKELYSKMFSSEEKRQKFLQWRIQFLEKSIRKLDFGPAGGVSTIVQINDLKNSPGPGKWELRQATNQALNLLQDNYPEFVAKQVFINVPWWYLAFYRMISPFLTQRTKSKFVFAGPSKSPETLFKYISPEQVPVQYGGLNKEGDKEFSSTDLVEEIIVKPTTKQTIEFPITENCVVVWEVRVVGWEVSYCAEFVPDDEAGYTIIVQKTSKISSSDEPVICNNFKVGEPGKIVLTIENSSSKKKKVLYRSKTKPYSD; the protein is encoded by the exons ATGGCAGAAGAAACACTTAAAACAACTGAAACACCAAAAGTAGAAGAAGCGATGGAAGTAGTAAGTGATTTGGAAGCAGAGAAAGTCTCAGTTGAagaagaaactgacaagaagaaTGGCAGTGGTGATGAAGCTGAGAAAGAAATAGCTTCATCAGTTTCATTTAAAGAAGAGAGTAACAAAGTATCAGATCTTCAAGACCCAGAGAAGAAAGCTTTAGATGAACTCAAACAACTTATTCAAGCTGCTCTTATCAATCATGAATTCACTTCTCCTCCTAAACCCAAAGAAGAAGCCAAACCCATCAAAGAGGAAGAAGCAAAAcccatcaaagaagaagaagtgaaacccACTCTTACTGATGAAAAATCAAACCCAGAATCAAAAACtattgaagaaggagaagaagagaaatctGAACACTCTGTTGAAACccatgaggaagaagaaaaggcaAAACCGACCGAAGAAGCTGCTGCGGTGGTTTGTGAGACTGTTGTGGTTGATGAAGATGGTGCTAAAACAGTAGAAGCGATTGAAGAAACAATTGTAGCTGTCCAAGCAACTACTGAATCCGTTGCAGAAACTGTTACTCCagcagaagagaagaaagaagaagctgGATCAGTAGAACCAGAAACAACACAACCACCAGAAGAAGTATTCATCTGGGGGATTCCTCTAATTGGTGATGAAAAGAGTGATGTGATCCTGTTGAAATTTCTAAGAGCAAGAGATTTCAAAGTGAAAGATGCATTCACAATGATTAAAAACACAGTGAAATGGAGGAAAGAATTCGGTATTGATACATTACTTGATGAAGATCTCGGTCTTAGTGATGATCTTGAAAAGGTTGTTTTCATGAATGGATTTGATAAGGAAGGACACCCAGTTTGTTACAATGTTTATGGTGAGTTTCAAAGTAAAGAATTATATTCAAAAATGTTTTCCAGTGAAGAGAAGAGACAGAAGTTTCTTCAATGGAGGATTCAGTTTTTGGAGAAGAGTATCAGGAAACTTGATTTTGGTCCTGCTGGTGGTGTTTCAACTATTGTTCAAATCAATGATTTGAAGAATTCTCCTGGACCTGGCAAATGGGAACTCAGACAAGCTACTAATCAAGCTTTGAATTTACTTCAAGATAATTATCCTGAATTTGTTGCTAAACAG GTGTTCATCAATGTACCATGGTGGTATCTTGCATTCTACAGAATGATTAGTCCATTCCTAACACAAAGAACTAAGAGCAAGTTTGTTTTTGCTGGACCATCAAAATCTCCTGAAACCCTTTTCAA ATACATATCTCCTGAACAAGTGCCAGTTCAATATGGTGGTTTAAACAAAGAAGGTGATAAAGAATTCAGCTCTACTGATCTTGTTGAAGAGATCATTGTTAAACCAACAACAAAGCAAACCATTGAGTTCCCAATTACTGAG AATTGTGTTGTTGTATGGGAAGTTAGAGTTGTGGGTTGGGAAGTGAGTTATTGTGCTGAATTTGTGCCTGATGATGAAGCTGGATACACTATCATAGTGCAGAAAACAAGCAAAATCAGCTCAAGTGATGAACCAGTTATCTGCAACAATTTCA